The following are encoded in a window of bacterium genomic DNA:
- a CDS encoding CBS domain-containing protein, whose product MEESRDDFGEIPGEFGSCGIFMREEDVLEAMREIPGYLDITPSDFQEVYKHACRHALKRIMFAVKARDIMTREVLAVTPEMPAAHVARAMASRGISGVPVVDEKREVLGVISEKDFFRLMGAWELPNFMAVVARCLTERGCVAFPLKEKKARDIMSSPAITVQEETPAVDIARILKQKKINRLPVLDKNMHLVGIVSRADILKLPFLGG is encoded by the coding sequence ATGGAGGAGTCCAGAGACGATTTTGGAGAAATCCCAGGGGAGTTTGGATCCTGCGGAATCTTCATGAGGGAAGAAGACGTGCTGGAAGCCATGCGGGAGATACCAGGGTATCTGGACATCACTCCCTCGGACTTCCAGGAAGTGTACAAGCATGCCTGTCGCCATGCCCTCAAAAGGATAATGTTTGCGGTCAAGGCCAGGGACATCATGACAAGGGAGGTTCTGGCCGTGACTCCCGAGATGCCAGCGGCCCATGTGGCCAGAGCCATGGCCTCCAGGGGAATCTCTGGGGTGCCGGTGGTGGATGAAAAAAGGGAGGTCTTGGGGGTCATTTCAGAAAAGGACTTTTTTAGGCTCATGGGGGCTTGGGAGTTGCCCAATTTCATGGCTGTGGTGGCACGCTGTTTGACAGAAAGAGGCTGCGTTGCCTTTCCCCTCAAGGAAAAAAAAGCAAGGGACATCATGTCATCTCCGGCCATAACCGTACAGGAAGAGACCCCTGCGGTGGATATAGCCCGTATCCTCAAGCAAAAGAAGATAAACAGGCTTCCTGTTCTGGACAAAAACATGCACCTTGTGGGAATAGTCTCCAGGGCTGACATCTTGAAACTTCCTTTCTTGGGAGGGTGA
- a CDS encoding RluA family pseudouridine synthase gives MNQGIFRCAEGQQGRLDRFLALALQMPRSQVKKLIQEGHVLLNGRPARPSAWVEAEALVQVCFPPPSPSGLEPEPMELDIIYEDQDVLVLNKQAGLVVHPGAGHPRGTLVNGLLAHCPAIRGVGGQERAGLVHRLDKDTTGVMVVAKSDRAHRLLSLQFKERKVLKDYLALVYGQVQDEKGVVELSLGRDPTDRLKISSRSRKTREARTQWEVLARTGQVTWLRARPETGRTHQIRVHLASMGNPVVGDPLYGGKGRWKCLQGGKQREVLRKVERQLLHAWRLCFHHPLKEERLCFQARIPQDLALVLEALGVDPSAWKASLFWKQGQQEP, from the coding sequence ATGAACCAAGGAATCTTCAGGTGTGCTGAGGGCCAGCAGGGCCGGCTGGACAGATTCCTGGCCCTGGCACTTCAGATGCCCCGCTCTCAGGTCAAGAAGCTCATCCAGGAAGGCCATGTTCTTCTCAATGGAAGGCCTGCCAGGCCCTCTGCATGGGTGGAAGCCGAAGCCTTGGTGCAGGTGTGTTTCCCCCCACCCTCGCCCTCTGGCCTGGAACCCGAGCCCATGGAGCTGGACATAATTTACGAGGACCAGGATGTGCTGGTCCTGAACAAACAGGCAGGCCTGGTGGTCCACCCTGGGGCGGGCCACCCTAGGGGAACCTTGGTAAACGGTCTGTTGGCCCACTGTCCAGCCATAAGGGGAGTCGGCGGCCAGGAAAGGGCCGGGCTAGTCCACAGACTGGACAAGGACACCACGGGCGTCATGGTGGTGGCCAAGAGCGATAGAGCTCACAGGCTCCTGAGCCTTCAGTTCAAAGAGCGAAAGGTGCTCAAGGATTACCTGGCCTTGGTTTACGGTCAGGTGCAGGATGAGAAGGGAGTGGTGGAGCTTTCCTTGGGAAGGGACCCCACAGACAGGCTCAAGATCTCCAGCCGCTCCAGAAAGACCAGAGAGGCCCGCACCCAATGGGAAGTCTTGGCTCGGACTGGGCAGGTCACATGGCTGAGGGCAAGACCCGAGACAGGCAGGACTCACCAGATAAGGGTTCATCTGGCATCCATGGGTAACCCTGTGGTGGGAGATCCCCTCTACGGCGGCAAAGGCAGGTGGAAATGCCTCCAGGGGGGCAAGCAAAGGGAGGTGCTCAGAAAGGTGGAGCGCCAGCTCTTACATGCCTGGAGGCTTTGTTTCCATCATCCCCTGAAAGAAGAAAGACTTTGTTTTCAGGCCCGGATCCCGCAAGACTTGGCCTTGGTCTTGGAAGCCCTCGGGGTGGATCCTTCAGCATGGAAGGCTTCTCTTTTTTGGAAGCAAGGCCAGCAGGAGCCTTGA
- the selA gene encoding L-seryl-tRNA(Sec) selenium transferase produces the protein MNASKEQILRSLPSVEEVLQALAWETAPRNALVEAVRAVLSRAREEVLRCSEKQLQDYERTRDQWLRWALAEAQAYLRPSLRSLINATGIIVHTNLGRSLLAQEAVQAVTKAASEYSNLEFELRLGVRGSRQSHLEGLLQRLTGAQAAFVVNNNAAAVLISLRALAKGKEVVVSRGELVEIGGSFRMPDVMAESGARLVEVGTTNKTHPRDYEAAVGQETALLLKVHTSNYRIQGFTREVSLEELVDIGRRLHVPVMYDLGSGSLLDLGEGFSEQEPTVQRAIGAGVDLVSFSGDKLLGGPQAGIILGRKDLVQTIKQHPLARAVRIDKLTLAGLQATLELYWEPQRALERIPTLRMMSTPAQKLLPKARRLARLIRKENPMLQVRVLQSHSRVGGGALPLMRLPTWVVAVCLPGTPVQQLSQSLRNAQPPVVARIAQEELILDLRTIQEGEIPLVAKAFHRNGFLQSFEK, from the coding sequence GTGAACGCGTCCAAGGAGCAGATCCTAAGATCTCTTCCCTCCGTGGAAGAAGTGCTTCAAGCCTTGGCTTGGGAGACCGCCCCGAGGAATGCATTGGTGGAAGCGGTGCGCGCGGTCCTCTCAAGGGCCAGGGAGGAAGTGCTTCGCTGCTCTGAGAAGCAACTCCAGGATTATGAAAGGACCAGAGATCAATGGCTGCGATGGGCGTTGGCCGAGGCGCAAGCTTACCTTCGCCCAAGCCTGAGGTCACTGATCAATGCCACTGGGATCATAGTTCATACCAACCTGGGGAGATCTCTTCTGGCCCAGGAGGCTGTCCAGGCAGTGACAAAGGCTGCATCCGAGTATTCCAACCTGGAGTTTGAGCTGAGGTTGGGGGTTAGAGGCTCCCGCCAGTCTCATCTGGAGGGGCTCCTCCAGAGGTTGACCGGGGCCCAGGCAGCTTTTGTGGTAAATAACAATGCTGCTGCGGTGCTTATCTCCCTGAGGGCCCTGGCCAAGGGGAAAGAGGTGGTGGTTTCCCGCGGGGAGCTAGTGGAAATAGGAGGCTCTTTCCGAATGCCAGATGTCATGGCTGAAAGCGGCGCCCGTTTGGTGGAGGTGGGCACCACCAACAAGACTCATCCCAGGGACTACGAGGCTGCTGTGGGTCAGGAAACAGCCTTGCTCCTGAAGGTTCACACCAGTAATTACAGGATCCAGGGTTTCACCAGGGAGGTGAGCCTGGAAGAGTTGGTGGACATAGGCCGCAGACTCCATGTGCCGGTCATGTATGACCTGGGAAGCGGCTCTTTGTTGGATCTGGGTGAAGGGTTTTCAGAGCAGGAGCCAACGGTGCAAAGGGCCATAGGGGCTGGGGTGGACCTGGTGAGCTTCAGCGGCGACAAATTGCTGGGAGGACCCCAGGCCGGCATAATCCTGGGAAGGAAGGACCTGGTACAAACCATTAAGCAACATCCCCTTGCCAGAGCAGTCAGAATAGACAAGCTCACCCTGGCAGGCCTCCAGGCCACCTTAGAACTTTACTGGGAGCCCCAAAGGGCCCTGGAGCGGATCCCGACCCTGAGAATGATGAGCACTCCGGCTCAGAAGCTGCTTCCCAAGGCCAGAAGACTGGCCAGACTCATAAGAAAAGAAAATCCCATGTTGCAGGTTCGTGTGCTCCAGTCACACTCCAGAGTTGGTGGAGGGGCCTTGCCCCTGATGAGGCTTCCCACCTGGGTGGTGGCGGTGTGCCTTCCCGGGACTCCGGTCCAGCAACTGAGCCAGTCATTAAGGAATGCACAGCCGCCTGTGGTGGCCAGGATCGCCCAGGAGGAACTGATATTGGATCTGAGGACCATTCAAGAGGGTGAAATTCCTCTTGTGGCCAAGGCTTTCCACCGGAATGGCTTCTTGCAGAGCTTTGAAAAGTAG
- a CDS encoding FAD-linked oxidase C-terminal domain-containing protein: MGKEDRFLDGKTCKELKRILGPHQLKLDWETRVCYGYDATNQLFVPHAVCFPEDTSQVSRILELASAKRIPVVPRGAGSGFTGGALPVQGGLVLSTERMNRILSISQEDLVAVVQPGVVTGVFQKVVSGMGLFYPPDPASQDFSTLGGNVAECAGGMRALKYGVTRDYVLGLEVVLPTGSIVRTGGRTVKNVVGYDLTRLMVGSEGTLGIITEITLKLIPLPEARRTVLVFFPSIKTASLAVTKIFSQGVLPSAMELVDRACLDCVAQSKPVRFPAETAAMLLVEVDGSRLSVEEQAAKVAHVCHGLGSLELQVSQDEAQAESLWSMRKAISPALARIRPHRLNEDVVVPRSLLPEAMERFSKIGEQWGVPVTAFGHAGDGNIHVNVLYDRSDPQEAQRAEKAAEAVMRATVELGGSLSGEHGIGTTKARFLSLEIHPQALELMCAIKTLLDPKGILNPGKIFPQRGKGAPA; this comes from the coding sequence ATGGGAAAAGAAGACAGATTTTTGGATGGTAAGACCTGCAAGGAGCTCAAGAGAATCCTGGGCCCCCATCAGCTCAAACTGGACTGGGAGACCAGGGTCTGCTACGGGTATGATGCCACAAATCAGCTCTTTGTGCCCCACGCCGTGTGCTTTCCAGAGGACACTTCACAGGTGAGCAGGATCTTGGAGCTGGCCAGTGCAAAAAGAATCCCTGTGGTACCCAGGGGGGCTGGATCGGGTTTCACCGGCGGAGCCCTGCCCGTCCAGGGCGGTTTGGTGCTCTCCACCGAGCGTATGAACAGAATCCTGTCCATAAGCCAAGAGGATCTTGTGGCTGTGGTTCAGCCCGGAGTTGTGACCGGGGTTTTTCAAAAGGTGGTCTCAGGCATGGGGCTTTTTTATCCACCTGATCCTGCCAGCCAGGATTTCTCCACCTTGGGAGGTAATGTGGCCGAATGTGCCGGAGGAATGCGGGCCCTCAAGTATGGAGTGACCAGGGACTATGTGTTGGGCTTGGAGGTGGTGCTTCCCACAGGCAGCATTGTGCGTACCGGGGGCAGAACGGTCAAGAATGTTGTAGGCTACGATCTGACCCGCCTGATGGTGGGCTCCGAAGGAACCCTGGGGATCATAACCGAGATAACTTTGAAACTCATACCTTTGCCAGAGGCCAGAAGAACAGTCCTGGTCTTTTTTCCCTCAATAAAGACGGCGAGTTTGGCTGTGACCAAGATCTTTTCGCAGGGCGTGCTTCCCAGCGCCATGGAGCTGGTGGACAGGGCCTGCCTGGATTGTGTTGCCCAGTCCAAACCGGTTCGCTTTCCGGCTGAGACCGCAGCCATGCTTCTGGTGGAGGTGGATGGCTCCAGGCTTTCGGTGGAGGAACAGGCTGCAAAGGTGGCCCATGTGTGCCATGGTCTGGGCAGCCTGGAGCTGCAGGTAAGCCAGGATGAGGCCCAGGCCGAGTCCCTTTGGAGCATGAGGAAGGCCATCTCCCCTGCTCTGGCCCGCATTCGTCCACACAGGCTCAACGAGGATGTGGTTGTGCCCAGAAGCCTCCTTCCTGAAGCCATGGAACGCTTCAGCAAGATAGGGGAACAATGGGGGGTTCCGGTTACGGCCTTCGGGCATGCTGGGGATGGAAACATTCACGTGAACGTGCTTTACGACAGATCCGATCCCCAAGAGGCCCAAAGGGCCGAGAAGGCTGCCGAGGCTGTCATGAGAGCCACAGTGGAACTGGGGGGAAGCCTCTCCGGAGAACATGGAATCGGCACCACCAAGGCCAGGTTCCTTTCTCTGGAAATCCATCCCCAGGCATTGGAGCTCATGTGCGCCATCAAGACCCTTTTGGATCCCAAGGGCATCTTGAACCCAGGAAAGATTTTTCCCCAAAGGGGCAAGGGGGCTCCAGCGTGA
- a CDS encoding malic enzyme-like NAD(P)-binding protein: MEDKGIAYRQKHRGLIGVEVKVPVKDRHVLSVVYTPGVAAPCLEIAKDPDASFDFTCRANTVALVTDGSRVLGRGDLGPLPALPLMEGRSVLFKSFAGVDAFPICLDTQDPEQIVQVVSMMAPTFGAVCLEDITSPRCFTIEGQLRRALNVPVFHNDQHAGAILAVACLINSLRITGKHKQDLKVVINGAGAAGIATARFLLEWGVRDLVVCDSHGPLYTFRPYGMNWAKSAVAWRTNPRGVRGDLSAALEGADVFIGFSTGGVLKAEMVARMASDSVVLAFANPVPEIGLKEALDAGARIVAVSNSPAMDFNELNIALVFPGVFRGALDVGAKEINLSMRLAAAQTLAELIPEEELCEAYIVPRLTDFRIAPAIAAAVAKAAMETGVARKEVDPRKVAEETERFIYEGHFTVPPRAHGPMDFQQESLDLHRRYKGVIGVRPKIPVKDHHILRLLYLPSGEVTASRLIAQDASQAYELTCKSNLVAVITDGSAVLGLGDIGARAALPVMEGKCVLFQTFGGVEAYPVCIATQDVEEFVSVVKALAPSFGGINLEDISAPRCFEIEKRLSELLDIPVFHDDQHGTAVVVLAALINALKVVGKPMEQIKVVVSGAGAAAIATTRILLAAGAHDVVLCDRHGAIYRGRKKGMNPIKEEMARITNPREIKGAMAQVLQGADVFLGLSAPGVINQDMIRSMAQDPIVFAMANPIPEIMPQEAMAAGARVVATGRSDFPNQVNNCLGFPGIFRGALDVMATTINDAMKLAAANALAQAVPEAALGPDFIIPEAMNLHVPPLVAEAVARAALETGVARKQVDPELIRRRTHKYLLEGGVLAE; encoded by the coding sequence ATGGAGGACAAAGGCATCGCTTACAGGCAAAAGCATAGGGGATTGATAGGGGTTGAGGTCAAGGTGCCGGTTAAGGACCGCCATGTGCTTAGCGTGGTTTACACCCCCGGGGTGGCAGCCCCTTGTTTGGAGATCGCCAAGGATCCGGACGCATCTTTTGATTTCACGTGCAGGGCCAACACCGTGGCCCTCGTGACCGATGGATCCAGGGTCCTGGGCCGTGGAGACCTGGGTCCTCTCCCAGCCCTTCCACTGATGGAGGGAAGAAGCGTGCTATTTAAGAGTTTTGCAGGGGTAGATGCCTTTCCCATATGCTTGGACACCCAAGACCCGGAGCAGATAGTACAGGTGGTGTCCATGATGGCACCTACTTTTGGAGCAGTTTGTCTGGAAGACATAACCTCCCCCAGATGTTTCACCATAGAGGGTCAGCTGAGAAGGGCTCTCAATGTCCCTGTCTTTCACAATGACCAGCATGCCGGAGCCATCCTGGCAGTTGCCTGCTTGATCAACTCCCTGCGCATCACAGGCAAGCACAAACAGGATCTAAAGGTTGTCATCAACGGAGCCGGAGCCGCGGGGATTGCCACAGCCCGATTTCTCCTGGAATGGGGGGTCAGAGACCTGGTGGTATGCGACTCCCACGGCCCTCTCTACACCTTCAGGCCTTACGGAATGAACTGGGCAAAAAGCGCGGTGGCCTGGAGAACAAATCCCAGGGGAGTGCGTGGAGATCTCAGTGCTGCCCTGGAAGGAGCCGACGTTTTCATAGGCTTTTCCACCGGGGGTGTTCTCAAGGCAGAGATGGTGGCGCGCATGGCTTCGGATTCTGTTGTCCTGGCCTTCGCCAACCCTGTTCCTGAAATAGGACTCAAGGAAGCCCTGGACGCAGGAGCCAGAATAGTTGCGGTATCCAACAGCCCGGCCATGGATTTCAATGAACTAAACATTGCTCTGGTGTTCCCCGGTGTCTTCAGAGGTGCCTTGGACGTGGGCGCCAAAGAGATCAATCTCAGCATGCGACTGGCAGCAGCCCAGACCCTGGCAGAACTCATCCCAGAGGAGGAGCTTTGCGAGGCTTACATAGTGCCCCGGCTAACGGATTTCCGGATTGCTCCGGCCATTGCAGCAGCTGTGGCCAAGGCGGCCATGGAAACTGGGGTCGCTCGCAAGGAGGTGGACCCGAGGAAGGTTGCAGAGGAAACCGAACGATTTATCTACGAAGGTCATTTCACGGTGCCTCCCAGGGCCCATGGCCCCATGGACTTCCAACAGGAATCCCTGGACTTGCACCGCCGTTACAAGGGCGTAATAGGCGTCAGGCCCAAGATCCCAGTGAAAGACCATCACATCCTAAGGCTTCTTTACCTTCCCTCGGGGGAGGTCACGGCCTCCAGGCTCATCGCCCAGGATGCTTCTCAGGCCTATGAGCTGACCTGCAAGTCCAACCTGGTGGCAGTGATAACCGATGGCAGCGCAGTTCTGGGACTGGGAGACATCGGAGCCAGGGCTGCTTTGCCTGTGATGGAGGGCAAGTGTGTGCTGTTTCAGACCTTCGGAGGAGTAGAGGCCTATCCAGTGTGCATAGCTACCCAGGACGTGGAGGAATTCGTCTCGGTGGTGAAGGCCTTGGCCCCCAGTTTCGGCGGCATCAATCTGGAGGACATCTCTGCTCCACGCTGTTTTGAGATAGAAAAAAGGCTTTCGGAACTCTTGGACATACCCGTGTTTCATGACGATCAACATGGCACTGCGGTTGTGGTTCTGGCCGCATTGATAAATGCCCTCAAGGTGGTGGGCAAACCCATGGAGCAGATAAAGGTGGTGGTGAGCGGGGCAGGAGCTGCGGCAATAGCCACCACCCGGATCCTTTTGGCCGCAGGGGCCCATGATGTGGTCCTCTGCGACAGGCATGGAGCCATTTATAGGGGCAGAAAAAAGGGCATGAACCCCATCAAGGAGGAGATGGCCCGCATCACCAACCCCAGGGAGATCAAGGGTGCAATGGCACAGGTTCTGCAGGGCGCCGATGTGTTCCTGGGGCTTTCAGCCCCTGGAGTCATAAACCAGGACATGATAAGGAGCATGGCTCAGGATCCCATAGTCTTTGCCATGGCAAATCCCATACCAGAGATCATGCCCCAGGAAGCCATGGCCGCAGGTGCCCGTGTGGTGGCCACAGGCCGAAGCGATTTCCCCAACCAGGTGAACAATTGTCTGGGCTTCCCAGGCATATTCAGGGGAGCCTTGGATGTGATGGCCACCACCATAAACGACGCCATGAAACTGGCTGCAGCCAATGCCCTTGCCCAGGCTGTTCCAGAGGCAGCCCTGGGACCCGATTTCATCATTCCAGAGGCCATGAATCTGCACGTTCCACCCCTGGTGGCAGAGGCCGTGGCCAGGGCCGCCCTGGAAACAGGGGTTGCACGCAAGCAGGTGGATCCTGAGCTGATAAGAAGGCGCACCCACAAGTATTTGCTAGAAGGTGGAGTCTTGGCTGAGTAA
- a CDS encoding (Fe-S)-binding protein encodes MKQDSLEMERSLEKLKEILHRCVKCGRCRAVCPVFTALGSEPAAARGKLALLEAWLRAGRRLRGRRLQEVLSLCLLCGRCTANCPNGAGAKEAVELARSIMAAQGGLAWTKTLLSCFSSLHREARDPWLKAAGFFQRLVMRELPMERGLVLRLSATELGELWAPKIKPPFFLERHAQKLGKGPIRVALFAGCTIHYLAPEVGQATLGVLDRMGFEVLIPGGQGCCGLMAMGMGDKPRAARLARKVVEDFAMEEIEAVVVPCASCAFQLSRGIPQILNDDPMGPRARLLAAKVKELSVFLLEQQALSLLPKNQGASHRGTVAYHDPCHLALGMGIREEPRKILKGLRSRSFRELDSPDECCGMGGTFRVFHPDAAASISWRRLQSLRKAKVNEVVTGCMGCWMGLKEMLHRGSEEIRVRHLGELVWEELEKEKRAGTQQGG; translated from the coding sequence GTGAAACAGGATTCTCTGGAGATGGAAAGATCCCTGGAAAAGCTCAAAGAAATCCTCCATCGTTGCGTCAAGTGTGGAAGATGCAGGGCTGTGTGCCCTGTTTTTACGGCTTTAGGTTCAGAGCCAGCAGCTGCCAGGGGCAAGCTGGCCTTGTTGGAAGCCTGGCTAAGAGCAGGAAGGCGACTAAGAGGCAGGAGACTCCAGGAAGTGCTCTCCTTGTGCCTCCTGTGTGGTCGCTGCACGGCCAATTGTCCCAACGGGGCAGGAGCCAAAGAGGCCGTGGAACTGGCCCGGTCCATCATGGCTGCACAAGGCGGGCTTGCCTGGACCAAGACACTCTTGAGTTGCTTTAGTTCCCTGCACAGAGAGGCTAGGGATCCATGGCTCAAGGCAGCGGGTTTCTTCCAGAGGCTTGTGATGAGGGAACTCCCTATGGAAAGGGGCCTTGTCTTGAGGCTTAGCGCAACAGAGCTGGGAGAGCTTTGGGCTCCCAAGATCAAGCCCCCTTTTTTCCTGGAAAGACATGCCCAAAAGCTGGGCAAAGGACCAATACGTGTGGCACTCTTTGCGGGCTGCACCATCCACTACTTGGCCCCAGAGGTGGGCCAGGCTACCCTGGGAGTTTTGGACAGAATGGGATTTGAGGTCCTGATCCCGGGGGGACAAGGCTGCTGCGGACTCATGGCCATGGGTATGGGGGACAAGCCAAGGGCTGCCCGCTTGGCCAGAAAAGTGGTGGAAGATTTTGCCATGGAGGAAATAGAGGCAGTGGTGGTGCCCTGTGCATCATGTGCTTTCCAACTCTCCAGAGGGATCCCGCAAATTCTCAATGATGATCCCATGGGTCCCAGGGCAAGGCTTCTGGCCGCAAAGGTCAAGGAACTGAGCGTGTTTTTGTTAGAGCAGCAAGCACTGTCTCTGTTGCCCAAAAACCAAGGAGCCTCCCATAGGGGCACAGTGGCTTATCACGATCCCTGCCACCTGGCTCTGGGCATGGGCATCAGAGAAGAACCCAGGAAGATCCTCAAAGGGCTTCGGAGCCGCTCCTTCAGGGAACTGGACAGCCCTGATGAATGCTGTGGAATGGGAGGGACCTTCAGAGTCTTCCACCCGGATGCGGCAGCCTCCATTTCTTGGCGAAGACTCCAGAGCCTGAGGAAGGCCAAGGTGAATGAGGTGGTCACTGGCTGCATGGGCTGCTGGATGGGTCTCAAGGAGATGCTGCACAGAGGCTCGGAAGAAATACGGGTAAGGCACCTTGGGGAGCTGGTTTGGGAAGAGTTGGAAAAAGAAAAAAGGGCTGGGACCCAGCAAGGAGGTTAA
- a CDS encoding D-alanyl-D-alanine carboxypeptidase family protein — protein sequence MVESPKGKAVKGWFFLMLLVLALGMLNPSPLALAQENQDPKASKTSTQPKKKNSTTSSKTSQAQSVKTRSLPKTSSKPNSSAVSKSSSQAKLKTQSVSSNRSSNGSKGRSTRRAQAPALEPFKAAVVMDAASGKLVYAHDPHKKLVPASLTKMMLVLVVMEKVRAGKLRLSEPVTASERTTGVGGTQIDLKPGETLPLEEMLQAILVRSANDAAATVAEHVSGSQARFVELMNQKARALGMFDTVFTNVHGLPEPNGHDNVSTAYDMAVLAKALLRFPEVLHWSSQEVAFIRAGRYPIHTTNKLLGRCEGVDGLKTGFVRKAGFNIAATAAREHRRLIAVVMGSPSSETRNNSAASLLSQGFNDKQAGNTSVKKEGYRESTRSQVSRSTQAPSHHRPNQLIRS from the coding sequence GTGGTTGAAAGCCCAAAGGGTAAGGCAGTGAAAGGATGGTTTTTCCTGATGCTGCTTGTATTGGCCTTGGGCATGCTAAATCCTTCTCCCTTGGCCCTCGCCCAAGAAAATCAAGATCCCAAGGCCTCAAAGACAAGTACCCAGCCCAAGAAAAAGAACTCGACCACTTCCTCCAAGACATCCCAGGCCCAAAGTGTTAAGACTCGAAGCCTCCCAAAGACCTCTTCAAAGCCCAACTCTTCGGCTGTGTCCAAGTCCTCAAGCCAGGCTAAGCTCAAGACACAATCTGTCTCTTCTAACAGATCCTCCAACGGCTCCAAGGGTAGATCCACCAGGAGAGCTCAGGCGCCTGCCCTGGAACCTTTCAAGGCTGCGGTGGTGATGGATGCCGCTAGCGGCAAGCTGGTGTACGCCCATGACCCCCACAAGAAGCTGGTGCCTGCCTCCCTCACAAAGATGATGCTGGTACTGGTGGTAATGGAAAAGGTTAGGGCCGGAAAGCTCAGGCTCTCAGAACCTGTCACAGCCTCGGAAAGAACCACTGGTGTGGGAGGCACCCAGATAGATCTTAAACCAGGGGAAACCCTCCCCTTGGAGGAAATGCTGCAGGCCATTTTGGTCAGGTCAGCCAATGATGCGGCAGCCACCGTGGCCGAGCACGTATCAGGAAGCCAGGCCCGTTTTGTGGAGCTCATGAACCAGAAGGCCAGGGCTTTGGGTATGTTCGACACTGTTTTCACAAATGTCCACGGTCTCCCAGAGCCCAACGGGCATGACAATGTGTCCACTGCGTACGACATGGCTGTGCTGGCCAAGGCGCTTTTGCGCTTTCCCGAGGTGCTTCACTGGAGTTCCCAGGAAGTGGCATTCATAAGAGCAGGACGTTACCCCATCCACACCACCAACAAGCTCTTGGGTCGCTGTGAGGGGGTGGACGGCCTCAAGACCGGATTTGTTCGCAAGGCTGGTTTCAACATAGCCGCCACTGCAGCAAGGGAGCATCGAAGGCTCATAGCAGTGGTCATGGGATCCCCCAGCAGTGAGACCAGAAACAATAGCGCGGCCAGTCTGCTAAGCCAGGGATTCAATGACAAACAGGCAGGCAACACATCTGTGAAAAAAGAAGGCTATCGGGAAAGTACCAGGAGTCAAGTCTCACGCTCCACCCAGGCTCCATCCCATCACCGTCCCAACCAGCTCATCCGAAGCTGA
- a CDS encoding HPP family protein, with amino-acid sequence MGFLEKLKGATKSPPRVGYKEIFWSWLGGALGIGLLGLLASDALALQQRFLLIGSFGASAVLLYGAPKSPLAQPRNLLGGHIFSALVGVCCYKLLGEEPWLASAMAVSGAIVLMHLTRTLHPPGGATALIAVLGGESIHALGFWYCLNPVGLGASIMLLVALVVNNIPSHRRYPEFWI; translated from the coding sequence TTGGGATTCCTGGAAAAGCTAAAAGGCGCCACCAAAAGCCCACCCAGGGTGGGCTACAAGGAGATATTCTGGTCCTGGCTGGGCGGGGCCCTGGGAATAGGACTCTTGGGCTTGCTGGCCTCAGATGCTCTGGCCCTCCAGCAAAGGTTCCTGCTCATAGGTTCCTTTGGGGCATCTGCTGTGCTTCTGTACGGGGCACCCAAGAGCCCCCTGGCGCAGCCCAGAAACCTCCTCGGAGGTCACATCTTCTCGGCCTTGGTGGGAGTGTGCTGCTACAAGCTCTTGGGTGAGGAGCCTTGGCTTGCAAGCGCCATGGCGGTCTCTGGTGCCATAGTGCTCATGCACTTGACCAGGACTCTTCATCCCCCGGGAGGAGCCACTGCCTTGATAGCCGTCCTAGGAGGTGAATCGATTCACGCCCTGGGCTTCTGGTATTGCTTGAATCCTGTGGGGCTGGGCGCTTCCATAATGCTATTGGTGGCCTTGGTGGTTAACAACATCCCAAGCCATAGGCGCTACCCCGAATTCTGGATATGA